The following proteins are co-located in the Magnetococcales bacterium genome:
- a CDS encoding PDZ domain-containing protein: MKLTGESVVAVGMVLLATIVVASIFNLPGADMSVTPPPPGTPNAEAIYGPGVAVGVHVAMPNPQPVAESVPGEQGATTWQVGRKTAPMPLGGSKGGFVAPNIKFSEAHWQGLEALPLNLELKRKLKLPLDLTGLLIDEVSLNTAVAGLRAGDVLVAFQGQAVTSLPELREATRRYQSRNQATLTVYRQGSMYTFNVKAENNLGVAQVETAPMILPGDIMPHPYRGPCTQCHAIGTTGHIVPDPDGIILPPGPILAGAKSPHRDRGSCAVCHQIIQQ, translated from the coding sequence ATGAAACTGACAGGAGAAAGCGTCGTTGCCGTCGGCATGGTCTTATTGGCCACCATCGTCGTGGCCAGCATTTTCAACCTCCCTGGCGCCGACATGAGCGTAACCCCTCCCCCACCAGGAACCCCCAATGCCGAGGCGATCTATGGTCCGGGAGTGGCTGTGGGGGTCCATGTGGCCATGCCCAACCCCCAACCGGTCGCCGAAAGTGTGCCGGGAGAACAAGGAGCAACGACCTGGCAGGTTGGACGCAAGACGGCCCCCATGCCCCTGGGAGGGAGCAAGGGTGGTTTTGTGGCCCCCAACATCAAGTTTTCCGAAGCACATTGGCAAGGTCTTGAAGCCTTGCCGCTCAACCTGGAACTCAAACGAAAACTCAAACTTCCTCTGGATCTGACGGGGTTGCTGATCGATGAGGTCAGCCTCAATACGGCAGTCGCCGGTTTGCGGGCGGGCGATGTCCTGGTGGCTTTCCAGGGCCAGGCCGTCACATCGCTGCCGGAGTTGCGCGAGGCAACCCGACGGTATCAATCCCGCAACCAGGCGACATTGACGGTATATCGGCAAGGATCCATGTACACCTTCAATGTCAAAGCGGAAAACAATCTCGGAGTTGCCCAGGTGGAGACCGCTCCCATGATCCTGCCGGGTGACATCATGCCGCACCCCTATCGCGGCCCTTGCACCCAGTGTCATGCCATCGGCACCACCGGGCATATCGTTCCGGATCCAGACGGCATCATTTTGCCGCCTGGACCCATCCTGGCAGGCGCAAAATCTCCGCATCGGGATCGGGGAAGCTGTGCCGTTTGCCACCAAATCATTCAACAGTGA
- a CDS encoding tetratricopeptide repeat protein produces the protein MGSGHSSHSFWDELGFFLDATLHSLQRANRAAIVWYENTFTLPEEHRARFFRDKGIKYAQQGRHAQAIDILTRIQKQLPEDREVAFHLAFSCLKMDRLTDGVTLLENLYREDPRDSKVCSILGMAYIQAKEFEKAVAVLIDAVALNPDNFNLNYRLGLALDSLARYAEAVEVFQRAMKIRPNEPRVYRAMGFALEQMGAREQAVQLFKRATQLEEGGQ, from the coding sequence ATGGGTAGCGGACATTCGAGCCATTCATTCTGGGACGAGCTGGGCTTTTTTCTGGACGCCACGTTGCACTCCCTGCAACGGGCCAACCGGGCTGCCATCGTCTGGTATGAAAACACCTTCACCCTCCCGGAAGAACACCGGGCAAGGTTTTTTCGTGACAAAGGGATCAAATACGCCCAACAAGGACGCCATGCCCAGGCCATAGACATCTTGACCAGGATCCAAAAACAGTTGCCAGAGGATCGCGAGGTGGCCTTCCACTTGGCCTTCAGTTGCCTGAAAATGGATCGCCTGACGGATGGCGTCACGTTGCTGGAAAACCTTTACCGGGAAGATCCCCGGGACAGCAAGGTGTGCTCCATCCTTGGCATGGCCTACATCCAGGCCAAAGAGTTTGAAAAAGCCGTGGCTGTTCTCATTGACGCAGTGGCCTTGAATCCGGATAATTTCAACCTGAATTATCGCCTTGGTTTGGCCCTGGACAGCTTGGCCCGTTATGCCGAAGCTGTGGAAGTTTTTCAGCGGGCCATGAAAATTCGCCCCAATGAGCCCCGCGTCTACCGGGCCATGGGGTTCGCCCTGGAACAAATGGGCGCCCGGGAACAAGCGGTCCAGTTGTTCAAACGTGCAACCCAACTGGAAGAGGGTGGCCAGTAG